The Gadus macrocephalus chromosome 13, ASM3116895v1 genome includes a window with the following:
- the osgn1 gene encoding oxidative stress induced growth inhibitor 1 — translation MALCDKDIVPGEVLPVVVIGNGPSGICLSYLLSGYAPYLQRDAWHPNPLLNSKLGENTNKSLLEQDLEYLCEGLEGRSTNPVAVLFDSLLLPDSDFGLDHASPLSWRYEPERATPHLVLGRGPPGGAWHAMEGSMLTLSLANWMELPGLKLKEWLREKRRNLRNDRATPAEIASYYQHYVTQMSLGQSFACGTTVTALTWQPGREGEEPCWRVTGQQRSEGEELEDGHTLRQDVPFSISAQNVVLATGTHDIPARLEVEGETLPYVCHSFWELEAAISRGELSQSSDPILVVGAGLTAADAVLAAHHLNTPVYHAFRRSVTDPGLIFNQLPKLLYPEYHKVHQMMSQQQHSSSPQAPTTALGPSGSAPYTGYLSFPRHRVVAFRPDRKCVLESDSGQRSVLQVSMALVLIGSHPNLSFLPEGGRSLSLDPDQPISCRRNPLEVDPFTHQVVGAEGPGLYAMGPLVGENFVRFLKGGALAIASDLSRKQRGEGSGAELSESCRDGHVEDRQTETCVS, via the exons ATGGCTCTGTGTGATAAAGACATTGTTCCTGGCGAGGTTCTCCCTGTGGTTGTTATTG GTAACGGTCCGTCTGGGATCTGTCTGTCCTACCTGCTGTCCGGTTACGCCCCCTACCTGCAGAGAGACGCTTGGCACCCTAACCCACTGCTGAACAGCAAGCTTGGGGAGAACACAAACAAATCTCTACTggagcag GACCTGGAGTATCTGTGTGAGGGGTTGGAGGGTCGGTCGACCAATCCCGTGGCTGTGCTCTTCGATTCACTGCTTCTCCCCGACAGCGACTTCGGGTTGGACCATGCGTCTCCATTGTCGTGGCGATACGAGCCAGAGCGTGCTACTCCCCACTTGGTGCTGGGGAGGGGTCCGCCAGGAGGGGCGTGGCAT GCCATGGAAGGCTCCATGCTCACTCTTAGCCTGGCTAACTGGATGGAGCTACCTGGACTCAAACTGAAGGAGTGGCTGAGAGAGAAACGCAG GAACTTGCGGAACGACCGGGCCACCCCGGCAGAGATTGCGTCCTACTACCAACACTACGTTACCCAGATGTCCCTGGGGCAGAGCTTCGCCTGTGGGACCACTGTTACCGCCTTGACCTGGCAGCCCGgacgggagggggaggagccttgCTGGAGAGTGACGGGACAGCAGcggagtgagggggaggagctggaag ATGGCCACACCCTACGGCAGGACGTGCCGTTCTCCATCTCTGCCCAGAACGTCGTCTTGGCAACCGGGACCCACGACATCCCAGCccggctggaggtggagggcgaGACTCTGCCCTACGTCTGCCACTCCTTCTGGGAACTGGAGGCCGCCATCTCCCGGGGGGAGCTCAGCCAATCCAGTGACCCAAtcctggtggtgggggcggggcttactgCAGCTGACGCAGTATTGGCCGCCCACCACCTGAACACTCCTGTCTATCACGCCTTCAGACGCTCTGTCACTGATCCCGGGCTCATCTTCAACCAGCTGCCCAAACTACTCTACCCTGAATACCACAAG GTTCACCAGATGAtgagccagcagcagcacagcTCCAGCCCCCAGGCTCCGACCACGGCCCTTGGCCcttctggctccgccccctacACAGGGTACCTTAGCTTTCCTCGCCACCGCGTGGTCGCCTTCCGTCCTGACAGGAAGTGCGTGCTGGAGTCGGACTCCGGCCAGCGCAGCGTGCTGCAAGTCTCCATGGCGCTGGTGCTCATTGGCTCACACCCAAACCTCAGCTTCCTGCCCGAAGGCGGCCGATCACTGAGCCTCGACCCCGACCAGCCAATCAGCTGCCGGCGGAACCCGCTGGAGGTGGACCCCTTCACACACCAGGTGGTTGGGGCCGAGGGTCCGGGCCTATATGCCATGGGACCCCTGGTGGGGGAGAACTTTGTCCGCTTCCTGAAGGGCGGGGCTCTTGCCATCGCCAGCGACCTGTCCCGgaaacagaggggggaggggagtggggctGAATTGTCTGAGAGTTGTAGGGACGGACATgttgaggacagacagaccgagacCTGTGTCTCCTAG